Proteins encoded in a region of the Sander lucioperca isolate FBNREF2018 chromosome 18, SLUC_FBN_1.2, whole genome shotgun sequence genome:
- the LOC116036748 gene encoding papilin-like, whose protein sequence is MAMESELVRELDFEDLICDFAKKKTRKKNLRVYRFIPTELLLLCFLVRLCAVVPSIQDARGHDTTQTVFQPYVPDHATARRPETDPTHTNTVQDPHGSAPALQCSQSYYGCFPDGCPSAGGPQGLGCPHAPAPPPAQPHCAQTSYGSCQDQVTAAQGPNREGCAEYAAPAPTAAPSLPTENAAWCRLTTYGCCYDRTTPAGGPNGEGCPNPPNHIEHSICSLPRAAGSCSTWTPRYHYDIITSKCLHFWYGSCHGNSNNFMTWADCQRACQAPSPSQQGPGLLAPAGEPTPRRESTPGSSTSGGGSAAGRSTGVGSRNMGRIFTVQGGTGTGRQATSAASHAH, encoded by the exons TGTATCGTTTCATCCCTACTGAGCtcctgttgttgtgttttcttgTACGTCTCTGTGCAGTGGTTCCCAGCATCCAGGACGCACGAGGACACGACACCACGCAGACAGTTTTCCAGCCCTATGTGCCAGACCACGCAACAG CCCGCCGGCCAGAGACAgatccaacacacacaaacacagtccaGGACCCTCACGGCTCTGCCCCAGCCCTCCAGTGCAGCCAGTCCTATTACGGCTGCTTCCCAGATGGATGTCCCTCAGCTGGGGGACCCCAGGGTCTGGGCTGCCCACATGCCCCAGCTCCCCCTCCTGCCCAGCCACACTGCGCCCAGACCAG TTATGGCTCCTGCCAAGACCAGGTGACGGCTGCTCAGGGCCCCAACAGGGAGGGCTGCGCCGAGTATGCTGCCCCTGCACCTACT GCTGCTCCTTCTCTCCCCACTGAGAATGCAGCATGGTGCCGTCTCACCACCTACGGGTGCTGTTATGACCGCACAACACCTGCAGGAGGACCCAACGGGGAGGGCTGCCCCAACCCACCCAACCACA TTGAGCACTCCATCTGCTCCCTGCCTCGTGCTGCCGGCTCCTGCAGCACCTGGACACCACGCTACCACTACGACATCATCACCTCTAAGTGTCTACACTTCTGGTACGGAAGTTGCCACGGCAACAGCAACAACTTCATGACCTGGGCTGATTGCCAGAGGGCGTGCCAGGCACCTTCACCGAGCCAGCAGGGACCGGGGCTGCTCGCTCCCGCCGGAGAGCCCACTCCTAGAAGAGAATCCACCCCTGGAAGCTCCACATCTGGAGGAGGATCTGCCGCCGGAAGGTCAACAGGTGTGGGGTCCCGCAACATGGGGAGGATTTTCACAGTGCAGGGAGGCACCGGTACCGGCAGACAGGCCACCAGTGCCGCCTCACATGCCCACTGA